A single window of Methanothermobacter marburgensis str. Marburg DNA harbors:
- a CDS encoding MBL fold metallo-hydrolase gives MIFEIIRSEGLSHNSYFLASGGEAAVVDPRRDVDVYLELAEKNSVNIRYIFETHRNEDYTIGSVELARYVDAEILHGAHLDFEYGTAVVEGDTFRLGNLELEVLETPGHTYESISVAVRDTTVSDECLMVFTGDVLFAGETGRVDFFGPEKIPETAGLLYDSIHEKIIPLGDHVVVCPAHGAGSVCGADIRDMDTTTVGYERLTNPYLQMGRDEFTEHKISERLYTPPYFRRMEENNLRGAPVENPNLEALPVPEFRELLAESAQVVDVRNPTSFSSGHIPGSLNIWQDGFAAFAGYFLNYDDPVLVVDDGRGVESVRRSLIRLGYDNMAGYLAGGFPSWYMAGLEFNAIRSMSVHELRELEGDIFLLDVRKITDRERFHIEGSEHIWVGDLPDNVDMIPEKDVVIYCDSGYKSTIAASILESHGFSTTTVLGGIGAWLRAGYPVVEV, from the coding sequence ATGATATTCGAGATAATAAGGTCGGAGGGGCTATCCCATAATTCCTATTTTCTTGCATCTGGTGGCGAGGCTGCTGTTGTGGATCCAAGAAGGGATGTGGACGTGTACCTTGAACTTGCAGAAAAAAACAGCGTGAACATCAGGTACATCTTTGAAACCCACCGCAATGAGGACTACACCATTGGCTCTGTGGAACTGGCGCGGTACGTGGATGCTGAGATACTCCACGGGGCGCATCTGGATTTCGAGTATGGTACGGCTGTGGTTGAGGGTGACACCTTCAGACTGGGGAACCTTGAACTGGAGGTCCTTGAAACACCCGGGCACACCTATGAGAGCATATCGGTGGCTGTGCGTGATACCACCGTCTCAGATGAATGCCTGATGGTCTTCACCGGTGACGTGCTATTCGCTGGTGAAACAGGGCGTGTTGATTTCTTTGGACCCGAAAAAATCCCTGAAACCGCAGGGTTGCTCTATGATAGCATACATGAGAAGATAATCCCCCTGGGAGACCATGTTGTGGTCTGCCCGGCCCATGGAGCAGGTTCGGTCTGCGGGGCGGACATAAGGGACATGGATACAACAACGGTTGGGTATGAGAGGCTCACAAACCCCTACCTGCAGATGGGAAGGGACGAGTTCACTGAACACAAGATTTCCGAGAGACTCTACACACCACCATACTTCCGGAGGATGGAGGAGAACAACCTGAGGGGTGCTCCTGTGGAGAACCCCAACCTTGAAGCCCTCCCTGTCCCTGAATTCAGGGAACTGCTGGCTGAAAGCGCCCAGGTGGTTGATGTCCGGAACCCCACAAGCTTCTCATCTGGCCACATACCCGGAAGTCTGAACATCTGGCAGGACGGATTCGCAGCCTTTGCAGGTTACTTCCTCAACTACGACGACCCTGTACTTGTGGTTGATGATGGGAGGGGTGTTGAATCTGTGAGGAGGTCCCTTATAAGGCTCGGCTATGATAACATGGCAGGTTACCTTGCAGGGGGATTCCCCTCCTGGTACATGGCTGGACTCGAGTTTAATGCCATAAGGTCCATGAGCGTCCATGAACTCAGAGAACTTGAAGGTGACATCTTCCTCCTTGATGTGCGTAAGATCACAGACAGGGAGAGGTTCCATATTGAGGGCTCAGAGCACATCTGGGTGGGGGATCTCCCTGATAACGTTGACATGATCCCCGAGAAGGACGTGGTTATATACTGTGATTCAGGTTACAAGTCAACGATAGCTGCCAGCATACTTGAGAGTCATGGTTTCAGCACCACAACTGTACTTGGGGGTATCGGCGCATGGCTGAGGGCAGGTTACCCTGTGGTGGAGGTGTGA
- a CDS encoding pyridoxamine 5'-phosphate oxidase family protein — translation MTMVKIPLMSREEYDEFIRDNFMSRIAFNGDYPYIAPFLYVFDGEHIYFLSTRYGRKIELLKKNPYVAVEIEHYEDDLSDYRFVTLQGQIVEEKDPSTRKRVKRMFADLIEKHGLSRNILKAFGHSPEDPLTCLVEMDRSYVWKLVDVVDIVGIKSGE, via the coding sequence ATGACTATGGTCAAGATCCCCCTCATGAGCAGGGAGGAATACGATGAGTTCATAAGGGACAACTTCATGAGCAGGATAGCCTTCAACGGTGACTATCCATACATAGCCCCCTTCCTCTATGTATTCGATGGGGAACACATCTACTTCCTCTCAACAAGGTACGGGAGGAAGATAGAGCTCCTCAAGAAAAACCCCTATGTCGCAGTGGAGATAGAACACTACGAGGATGATCTATCAGATTATCGCTTCGTTACACTGCAGGGGCAGATAGTCGAGGAGAAGGACCCCTCAACAAGGAAGAGGGTTAAGAGGATGTTTGCTGACCTCATAGAGAAGCACGGCTTATCAAGGAACATCCTGAAGGCCTTTGGTCATTCGCCTGAGGATCCTCTGACATGCCTTGTGGAGATGGACCGTTCCTATGTATGGAAACTGGTGGATGTGGTTGATATTGTGGGCATAAAAAGCGGTGAGTAG
- a CDS encoding UbiA family prenyltransferase, which translates to MNPYIEILRPVNAVMAVITVILMALIAGRFDVDVLIACIIVFTATGAGNVINDYFDHEIDRINRPSRPIPSGRITRRAAGTYSALLFVLASALGFYLGPLPGLVVASSSLLMVYYARSLKKRCLVGNITISFLTGMSFVFGGIVVGELSASIYLGIYAFLMTMAREIVKDMEDVEGDQVEGATTLPITHGMRVSGILAAAFMLSASLTSPSLYIIGIFSILYIPVLAVAVLFFLRAAFMILKVQDRETASRVSGLIKAGMAVTFLAFAAGSGTVTGMAAMVI; encoded by the coding sequence ATGAACCCTTACATTGAGATACTGAGACCAGTAAACGCTGTCATGGCGGTAATAACCGTTATACTCATGGCCCTCATTGCCGGCAGGTTTGATGTTGATGTTCTTATTGCCTGCATCATTGTTTTCACGGCCACAGGTGCAGGTAATGTGATAAATGACTACTTTGACCATGAAATTGATAGAATCAACAGGCCATCACGCCCCATACCATCAGGGAGGATCACAAGAAGGGCTGCAGGGACCTATTCGGCCTTACTTTTTGTTTTAGCGTCAGCACTGGGGTTCTACCTTGGCCCCCTGCCCGGTCTTGTGGTGGCTTCAAGTTCCCTGCTCATGGTGTACTATGCCCGGAGCCTCAAGAAGAGGTGCCTTGTTGGCAACATAACCATATCCTTTCTAACAGGGATGAGCTTCGTATTTGGTGGCATAGTTGTCGGTGAGCTCTCTGCCTCCATTTACCTTGGAATCTATGCCTTCCTAATGACCATGGCGAGGGAGATAGTCAAGGACATGGAGGACGTGGAGGGGGACCAGGTTGAGGGTGCAACCACTCTCCCCATAACACATGGCATGAGGGTTTCAGGGATCCTTGCGGCTGCCTTCATGTTATCCGCTAGCCTCACAAGCCCAAGCCTTTACATTATTGGGATATTTTCAATCCTTTATATCCCTGTCCTTGCAGTTGCAGTGCTTTTCTTCCTGAGGGCAGCCTTCATGATACTCAAAGTCCAGGATAGGGAAACTGCCTCACGTGTTTCAGGACTCATAAAGGCAGGGATGGCGGTGACGTTCCTGGCATTTGCTGCTGGAAGCGGCACCGTAACAGGGATGGCTGCCATGGTAATTTAG
- a CDS encoding diacylglycerol/polyprenol kinase family protein, with translation MSYSIIPMSGSDILGLLMVYLYVAVLLIVSERLLGDRPNLSRKFVHIMVGNILFILPLFDSRLVITFLAAAPFIPLTFLISPYSPLKIKHRASSYGHGLGLVYYSVSWTVLAYLFFNTPWVTGIGIAAMSYGDGLASLIGERFGRTTFSVLGDRKSLEGSLGMFLTLMVTLPVVLIYYSQNITPVIILGVALVSTVLEALTPRGLDNLTACFGAVAAYIILGGMSV, from the coding sequence TTGAGTTACTCCATAATTCCTATGAGCGGCAGTGACATTCTTGGACTTCTGATGGTATATCTGTATGTTGCGGTTTTACTGATTGTATCCGAGAGGCTCCTTGGTGATAGACCAAACCTGAGCCGGAAGTTTGTACATATAATGGTTGGTAACATCCTATTTATATTACCCCTCTTTGATAGCCGGCTGGTTATAACATTCCTGGCGGCGGCACCATTCATACCCCTCACATTCCTCATAAGCCCCTACTCACCACTGAAGATAAAGCACAGGGCTTCCTCCTATGGCCATGGCCTCGGCCTCGTCTACTACTCCGTATCCTGGACCGTGCTGGCCTACCTATTCTTCAACACCCCCTGGGTCACGGGTATAGGAATAGCCGCCATGTCCTATGGTGACGGCCTTGCAAGCCTTATAGGTGAGAGGTTCGGCAGGACAACATTCAGTGTACTGGGGGACAGGAAGAGCCTGGAGGGTTCCCTTGGGATGTTCCTCACCCTCATGGTGACGCTGCCCGTGGTCCTAATCTACTACTCACAGAACATTACCCCGGTTATCATACTGGGGGTCGCCCTGGTATCAACGGTACTGGAGGCCCTCACCCCCCGGGGCCTTGACAACCTGACAGCATGCTTCGGGGCAGTTGCAGCCTACATAATCCTCGGGGGAATGTCTGTTTGA
- a CDS encoding nucleoside/nucleotide kinase family protein yields MRFIVIDGLDGAGKDTHAELIRRRYLERGERVIFRSHPEEDNPYGKRARKALLIGGRINHIRAAVFYALDVIRSLWLYHWRSNPGPDTLIFSRYLMGVAYLPGPLASIMYRLLSGVLPTTKYMFFLDVSPEESLRRLMERDEHEMFENLEDLTRTRQKALRLASDWYIINTEDSIADVQRRIDEILDLLDGDASENYLPC; encoded by the coding sequence TTGAGGTTCATAGTCATAGATGGCCTTGACGGGGCAGGGAAGGACACCCACGCCGAACTCATAAGAAGGAGGTACCTTGAGCGTGGTGAGCGCGTAATATTCAGGTCCCACCCTGAGGAGGATAACCCCTACGGTAAAAGGGCCAGGAAGGCCCTCCTCATTGGGGGAAGGATTAACCACATCAGGGCCGCAGTTTTCTATGCGCTTGACGTCATAAGGTCCCTCTGGCTCTACCACTGGCGCTCCAACCCCGGCCCCGACACCCTCATATTCTCAAGGTACCTCATGGGTGTGGCCTACCTTCCGGGGCCGCTGGCATCAATAATGTACCGCCTGCTCTCAGGGGTCCTCCCCACCACCAAGTACATGTTCTTCCTCGACGTATCACCTGAGGAATCCCTGAGAAGGTTAATGGAGAGGGATGAACATGAGATGTTCGAGAACCTGGAGGACCTCACAAGGACAAGGCAAAAGGCCCTCAGGCTTGCCAGTGACTGGTACATAATAAACACAGAGGACTCCATAGCTGATGTGCAGCGAAGGATAGACGAGATACTTGACCTCCTGGATGGTGATGCTTCTGAAAATTATCTGCCTTGTTGA
- a CDS encoding MBL fold metallo-hydrolase, whose protein sequence is MLLKIICLVEDTPKDPLMGEHGLSLYIESDIRILFDMGQSRLFAENARRLGVDLRDVDVAVISHGHYDHGGGLRYFLEINDSADVLLGEGAFTPRYAVNGGWRFIGLEEIHDDRIKFISKTESFPGFTVIRDFRDLFEKPAGNRALFECLNGEPVPDSFSDELAIVIEDEGHLNLITGCSHNGILNIVSKAYDIFHKPVDLLVGGFHLEGPSEGVASRLGEFVRGPVYTGHCTSEEARLSLAEGPVNVNPLQTGTEIIT, encoded by the coding sequence ATGCTTCTGAAAATTATCTGCCTTGTTGAGGACACCCCAAAGGATCCCCTGATGGGTGAACATGGCCTCTCACTGTACATCGAGTCTGACATCAGGATACTCTTTGATATGGGGCAGAGCAGACTCTTTGCAGAGAATGCCAGAAGACTGGGCGTTGACCTCAGGGATGTGGATGTGGCAGTTATATCACACGGCCACTATGACCATGGGGGTGGACTAAGGTATTTCCTCGAAATCAATGACTCTGCAGATGTCCTCCTGGGGGAGGGGGCATTTACACCACGCTATGCCGTTAATGGTGGCTGGAGGTTCATAGGCCTAGAGGAAATCCACGACGACAGGATAAAGTTCATCTCTAAAACTGAGAGTTTTCCAGGTTTCACGGTGATCCGGGACTTTAGAGATCTTTTCGAGAAACCCGCTGGTAACAGGGCTCTCTTTGAATGTTTAAATGGCGAACCTGTTCCTGACAGCTTTTCCGATGAACTGGCCATTGTCATTGAAGATGAGGGTCATCTTAACCTAATAACGGGTTGCTCCCACAACGGCATACTCAACATTGTCAGTAAGGCCTATGACATCTTTCATAAACCCGTGGATCTTCTTGTGGGTGGTTTCCACCTTGAGGGACCCTCAGAGGGGGTTGCATCCAGGCTTGGAGAATTTGTTAGAGGTCCAGTCTACACTGGTCACTGCACATCAGAGGAGGCACGGCTCAGTCTTGCTGAGGGTCCAGTTAATGTCAATCCACTCCAGACAGGGACGGAAATCATCACATGA
- a CDS encoding inositol-3-phosphate synthase: MDKIKIAIVGVGNCASSLIQGIYYYRNKDARDSIGLMHWDIGGYRPGDIEVVAAFDVDKRKVGKDVSEAIFAPPNCTTVFCDDIPEMGVEVSMGHVLDGVAPHMKNYPEDQTFVVADAEPVDVVEVLRESGAEILLNYLPVGSEEAARFYADCALEAGVAYINNMPVFIASDPKWAARFEDRGIPIVGDDIKAQLGATITHRTLANLFKKRGVRLDRTYQINTGGNTDFLNMLNRDRLDSKKESKTEAVQSILGEERLDEENIHIGPSDYIPWQKDNKICFLRMEGRLFGDVPMNLELRLSVEDSPNSAGCVIDAIRCCKLAIDRGVGGTLTSISAYTMKHPPVQYTDDVAAGMVDEFIEGKRER; this comes from the coding sequence TTGGATAAGATAAAGATTGCAATAGTCGGTGTGGGAAACTGTGCCAGCTCCCTGATTCAGGGGATATACTATTACCGTAACAAGGATGCCCGTGATTCAATAGGACTCATGCACTGGGATATTGGGGGTTACAGGCCAGGGGACATTGAGGTTGTGGCGGCCTTCGATGTGGATAAAAGAAAGGTCGGGAAAGACGTGAGTGAGGCCATATTTGCACCCCCAAACTGCACGACTGTATTCTGTGATGATATACCCGAGATGGGTGTTGAGGTATCCATGGGGCACGTCCTTGATGGTGTGGCGCCCCACATGAAGAATTACCCTGAAGATCAGACCTTCGTTGTGGCAGACGCCGAACCCGTTGATGTTGTGGAGGTCCTCAGGGAAAGCGGGGCTGAGATACTACTCAACTATCTACCCGTGGGATCAGAGGAGGCTGCAAGGTTCTATGCTGACTGCGCCCTCGAGGCCGGGGTCGCCTACATAAACAACATGCCTGTCTTCATAGCCAGTGACCCTAAATGGGCCGCCAGATTTGAGGACAGAGGGATACCAATTGTTGGTGATGATATAAAGGCCCAGCTTGGAGCCACCATAACCCACAGAACCCTCGCAAATCTCTTCAAAAAGAGGGGTGTCAGGCTTGATCGGACCTACCAGATAAACACCGGTGGGAACACGGACTTCCTCAACATGCTCAACCGTGACAGGCTTGACTCAAAGAAGGAATCCAAGACTGAAGCAGTTCAGTCAATACTGGGTGAGGAACGGCTGGATGAGGAGAACATCCACATAGGCCCCAGCGACTACATACCCTGGCAGAAGGACAATAAGATCTGCTTCCTCAGGATGGAGGGCAGGCTCTTCGGGGATGTACCCATGAACCTTGAGCTGAGGCTGAGTGTTGAGGACTCACCCAACTCTGCTGGATGCGTCATCGACGCCATAAGGTGCTGCAAACTCGCCATTGACCGTGGCGTGGGCGGAACACTTACATCAATATCAGCCTATACCATGAAACATCCGCCGGTGCAGTACACAGATGATGTTGCCGCCGGTATGGTGGATGAGTTCATTGAGGGTAAAAGAGAGAGATAA
- a CDS encoding ATP-binding protein, whose amino-acid sequence MAKIIIDYDECDACGECVDVCPMEVLIIVDGKLKVQHPEECNECEVCMDVCPNECIEVEED is encoded by the coding sequence ATGGCAAAGATAATCATAGATTATGATGAATGTGATGCATGCGGAGAATGTGTCGATGTATGCCCGATGGAGGTACTCATAATAGTTGACGGTAAACTCAAGGTCCAGCACCCTGAGGAGTGCAATGAATGTGAGGTATGCATGGACGTATGCCCAAATGAGTGCATAGAGGTTGAGGAGGACTGA